The Faecalibaculum rodentium genome segment TCACGGTCCCGGCCATCCGCCAGCTGGATGCACTGCGTCCCTTTGGAACGGGTTTCGAGCTTCCGGAACTGCGGATCCAGGATCCTGCTGTCGCTTTTGTCCGTGACCTGAGCGCCGGCCGTCACCGGCGGTATGTGCTGGAAAACGGTCTGGAAGCCATGCGGTTTAATCAGCCTGATTCAGAAAAGACTCTGTCGCCAAACCAGATCCGCTGGCTGACGGGCAAACCGTCCGTGAATGTCTGGATGCAGACGGCCAGGCCGCAGCTTATACTCAGCGCTGTGGGGACCTCACAGGAATAACTTGAATCAAAACGGCAGAGGGTCTGACGGCTTCTGCCAGTGCAGATATACCGTCAGAACTGAAGGAGACGATCGACCATGGAACTCAATGACTACATCGCCAGCATCCCCGGCTTTCCCAGGGAAGGCATCATTTTCCGCGACATCACCCCGATTCTCGCATCCCCGAAAGCCATGCGCCATGTGACCCGCAAACTGGCTGACTTTATCGAAGACCAGAATGCGACACTCGTTCTGGCGCCCGAAGCCAGAGGGTTTCTTTTCGGTCTTCCCGCAGCTGTGGAAGCGGATGTGGCGTTTGCGCCTGTCCGCAAACCCGGCAAGCTGCCACGGACCGTGGTGGAGGAAACCTATGACCTGGAGTACGGTACCGACACCCTGCAGATCCATGCAGATGCCATCCAACCCGGTGACCGGGTGGTGATCGTGGATGATCTGCTTGCCACCGGAGGCACCGTGCAGGCAATCCGCCATATGGCGGAAAAATGCGGTGCTGAAGTTGTCGGCACAGCGTTCGTTGTGGAACTGGACGACCTGAAGGGAAGGGACCGCCTGGAGGATGTTCCGATTCTCTCTCTGGTTCATTACGAAGGAGAATAACAGCTGAAGCGGATGCCTCTGACTGACCGGAAAGAGGTGCTGCACCCTGCCGATGGAAAGGAGGACACATGAGCAGACGGAAATCAGTGACATTCGAGGAGTGCTTTGCCAATATACAGACGTACATCCGGAAGCCGGAAAATCTGGCCCTGATCGAAAAGGCCTGGCAGTTTGCCCACAAACACCATGAAGGGCAGTTCCGCAAAAGTGGGGAGCCCTATGAAATCCATGTCATCCAGGTCGCTTACATCCTTTCCACGCTTCACTCGAGCCCCACAACCATCGTGTCAGGCCTGCTGCATGATACGGTGGAAGACTGCGAGGAAGTGACCACGGATATCATCCGCGAGGAATTCGGCCAGGATGTGGCGGCGATCGTGGAGGCCGTCACAAAAATCGGCGCCATCAAATTCAAGGACGAAAAGGAGTACCTGGCCAGCAACCACAGAAAGCTGTTCATTGCCATGGCCAAGGACATCCGGGTGATTCTCGTAAAGCTCGCGGACCGGCTTCACAATATGCGGACTCTGCAGTACATGAAGCCCGAGAAGCAGAAAAAAATTTCCAATGAGACACTGTCCGTATATGCGCCCATTGCACACCGCCTGGGTATCTCCCAGGTCAAAAACGAACTGGAAGATCTTTCCTTCAAGTACCTGGAACCGGCAAAATACGAAGAAATCAAGAATCTGGTCCGCCAGCGGGAGGAAGACCGCAATGATCAGGTCCAGATGATGATCAAAGAGATCCAGGATATGCTGGATGTATATCACATTCCTTACCGGATCTTCGGGCGCAGCAAGCATTTCTATTCCATCTACAAGAAAATGATCACCAAGAACAAGCGCTTCGAGGAGATCCTGGACCTGCTGGCTATCCGCATCGTCACAGACACCGAGCTGCACTGCTATGAAATCCTTGGCTACATTCACGCCAAATACCGCCCCATTCCGGGACGGTTCAAGGACTACATTGCCATGCCCAAGGCCAACATGTACCAGTCCCTGCATACCACGGTGGTGGAACCGACCTGCGGCAGTATTTTCGAGATCCAGATCCGGACCGAGGATATGGATGCGGTTGCGGAACGGGGCATTGCGGCGCATTACCGCTACAAGGAATCGCCGGATACAGCCGCACTGGGCCAGAAAGAGCTGGAGGACAAGCTGACCTGGTTCCGGGATTTTTCCATGATGACGGATGAGGAAAGCGAAGATCCGCTGGAGTACATGAATGTGCTCCAGAAGGATATATTTGAAGCCAATGTCTACTGCATGACACCCCGTGGAAAGATCATTGCACTGCCCCAGGGATCGTGTCCCATTGACTTTGCCTATCGTGTTCACACGGAAGTGGGACACAAGACAGTTGGAGCCACAGTAAACGGTGCCATAGTTCCGCTGAATACCCAGCTTAAGACCGGGGATGTGGTTTCGATCCTCACGAACAAGAATTCTCCGGGACCGTCGGCGGACTGGATCAAAATCGTGAAATCCGGCCATGCCCGCAACAAGATCCGGGCTTTCCTGCAGAAACGGGACCAGCAGGACCGGAAAGACCGGGTGCATCAGGGTCAGCAGATGCTGGAAGACGAACTCCGGCGGCTCAAAGGCGATGCAAAGGATCTCGATATCCGCAAGGTGGAATCCATCCTTTCCAGTCTTTCCCTGAAAAGCGCGGACGATCTTTTTGCCGGCCTGGCTGACAGAAAGATCAGTCTGCAGGCCGTAACCGACCGCCTGATCCGCAACAAGCCCGGTGCTGTGGATGACGAAGAGATCATGAAGATCTACAATCGGGCTGCCGGGCGCAGTCACCGGACCTCGGAATGCGGTGTGGTGGTCCCCGGCATTGACACGATCCAGGTCTCGCTGGCAAACTGCTGCTCCCCGATCCCCGGCGATTCGATCATTGGCTATATATCCAAGGGGCAGGGCGTCAAGGTGCACCGGACGGACTGTCCGAACATCGTCAATGAGAAAAAGCGGCTGATTCCCGTGAACTGGGACCAGGAACCGGAGGACAAGCAGTATGAAGTGAAACTGCTGATCCGCAGTGACGACAGAAACTACCTGCTGTCCGATATTGTCACGACTCTGCAGCAGAACAATGCCGCACTGAAACACGTGGATTCTGCAGTGGATGACAACAACCTCACCGCCACGACGAAACTGACCGTGGGAGTGCATGATGCCAGACATCTGACGACCCTCATGGCCAATCTCAAGAAAGTCCGCAGCGTGAATGAAGTGATCCGGACGATACAGTGATCGGGAACAGGAACAGAAGAAAGGAGCCGGGTGCATGAAGCGTCTTCTGCAGCTCAAGCGCGCCATACAGTCAATGGAAGACAACCCGCAGGACCAGGTTCCGTTTCTGGAGGAAGCCGCAGCCCTGGGTGACTATGACAGCATCCGGACGCTGATTCACTGCTATACCTATGGAGACTACGGCCTGGAGCCGGACCCCGTCCAGGCTTGCCGATACACCGTGCTCGGCGCACAGCTCGGGGAAGGATGGTGTCTGTACAACGCTGCCATCTGCGCACAGGAAGGGCGTGGCTGTCCTGTGGACCTGCCGCAGGCCATGACCTGGATGAAACAGGCCGCCGCAGCTGATGTCCCGGAAGCCTGGCTGCCCTGTGCCCGCATGCTCATGAGCCGGGAGAAAGACTTTGCGGAAGCAAGAAGGCTGATCTGTCATGCGATTGCCCATGGCCAGGAAGAGGAAGGCAGACTCCTGCTTGGCCGGCTCTGCTCGGAAGAAGGCATGAACCTGCTCGAAGACGGAAAACACAGGGCTGCGGAACAGGTGCTCCTGGAAGGGGCGGCTTTGGACGATGCAGACTGCCTTGTCAGCCTGGCCTTTGAATACTCCATTGAAGACGGCGTGGGACAGGATCCGCAGAAGACCTTTGACTGCAGCATGAGAGCTGCGGATCTAGGTCACCCGGCAGGCATGTACAATGTGTCCATGTGCCTTCGGGAAGGTGTCGGAACCGCCCAGGATCCCCGAAAGGCCTTTGAATGGATGAAAAATGCGGCCAAATCTGGATTTGACGAAGCGGCACTTCCGCTGGCCCAGCATTATCATTACGGGATAGGGGTGCATCCCGATGACAGACAGGCCCGGTTCTGGCTTGAGAAAGCGCTGGAAACGGAACAGGATCCCGACCGTCGGGAGATGGCTCAAAAGCTGAAACAGAAACTGGAGGCCCAGGCTCAACCGCAGTCCTGAGCCTTCTTTTCCGTTCTGGCATTCAGCCGGGAATCTCCGTCGCAAAGGGCACGGCAAAGGCCCTGTCTGCACGTTTTCACTATACTGATAGGTGTAATGAATCCGGCGGCATGCAGGCAGGAGGTCAGGGCTATGGCGGACTACCAGTCTCTCAATACACAGCAGTTCACATCATGGATCCGCAGTCTGGAGACTGCCTCCTGCAGCGGGGACCTGGAGAGCACGCTTGTGCTTAGACAGTGTTATCTGGAGGGAGCACCGGGCCTGCAGGCAGATCCGGGACAGGCGCTTCACTATACCTGGGTGGCTGCCACACAGGGAGATCCGAGGTCTATGTATCATACGGCTGTGGTGGAATATGCACAGGGAAAATTCGAATCCAGTGCCCGATGGATGCTGCGGTCCTGGCGTACGGGCATCCGGGAGGCAAGCTTCGGGCTGGCCAGAGCCTATGCCTATGGCAGGGGGCTGAGGCAGGATCTGCGGCTTGCACTGGAGTATCTGGATGACGCCAGAGAGTGTGATGCAGAACCCGGACAGCGGGAATCGCTGAGGCAGTGGGTGGTGACGAAACTGGTCACAAGACTCCTGTCAGAAAATGCGGGGCAGGAGGCAGTGCAGATCCTCGAGCGGGAAAACAATGCATTTGCGAGCCTGTGGCTGGCAGATCTGGACAGAGACCGGGAGCAGACCTGGCTGCTGAAGGCGAATGACCAGGGAAATCCGGAAGCCATGTTCCGGCTGGCCATGAAAGCCGCCCCAGGCAGTGCAGAGAGTTTTGAGTACATGCGCAATGCTGCCAAGGCCGGATACCGCCAGGCCTGGCTGCCCCTTGCCGACTGCTACAGCAGCTGCGGGATCCATCCATGCCCCATGCAGGAACGCCGCTGGAAAAACTCCAGTGCCGTTGCCAGAGAGCTGCCGCCGTTTCCGGCTGACTGACAAACACCGCCACTGTGCGGTTTTTTTGTCCGACCGACTGAATCGGAGGATGCTTCCCTTTACAGATAGAGACAAAAAACCGGCATCAGCAGTTGATTCCGGTTTCTGTTATGAGGCTGGTCGGCAGCAGATCACTCAGCGCTGCCGCCAGCAAGTTTTTTCAGTTCCATCACCATGTAGATTTTCCGGCTCACCAGTTCACGCAGAACGTGCTTCAGCCGGTTTTCACGGTAGGTCTGGACAGCCACATCCGAGAAGAAGTGCCTGGCCATGGCCTGTGCCCGCGGTGCATGCAGGCTGGAGGTCAGCAGCAGGACAGGAACATCACCGATAATTTCCCGGGTGTTTTTCAGGTTCTCCCAGGTGGTTCGTGACTTGTCTTCGATCACGACCGGAATCGGACACCGGGTGCGGATGTAGGCAGCCATGGTCTGTGCTTCCGGCCACTTGTTTTTGACGGCCCCGCCTGTGATGACCAGGGTGCGGTAGGAACTCCAGGCAGCCATGGCCAGCCGGCAGCGTTCCACCTGGGACCGTGACATGGATCCGTCCTTTCTGCAGGGACAGCCCAGCAGAATGGCAAAGGGATACTGTTTTCGGGGCTTCTTCACCGGCGGCAGCAGCCACAGATACAGTCCTGCAGCCAGAGCTGTCAGTCCGAGCAGCCATGTAAGAACCGGATGACTCCGGCGGGATGTGTTTTTTCTACGCATGAGATCTCCCTTTCTGGATAATGAGGCCCTTTTCGCAGGGCGATGTCAGGACGCTGTCATACAGCTGCGCGGTTTTGTTCTCCACTTCTTTCAGAAAAAGGGGAAGCTGCGCAAATTTCAGACAGACCAGTTTTTTCTGTTCTTCACTCAGGCTGGCAAGCAGGGCCTGTCCTGTCTGATTGAACCCGGCAGGAATCACATGATAAAACGCATCATGTTCCCTCATCTGTTCCCACGTCACCTGCAGCAGGATCATCAGACAGGTCCGCTGAATCCTTGCCCGGGAATAGGTCCGGGAGATGGCTGATTCCAGAAATTCCTCCCAGGTCCGGTGAGTGCGGGCAGACTGTGCCAGACGGTATTCGATTCCTTCCGTTACCAGGAAAAAGTCCTTCAGCCGGCCCGGTGCAGTCATGAGCAGAGACAGACGAAGAAACGGATAATAGGATTCCCACCGCTGCTGTGCAAGCATACAGTCTGCCTGGTCGACCGGCTGACCGTCAAAGAAGGCGCGGCGGCTGGCCGTTGCACTGATGAATCCCGGATCCCTGGGGATCGTTTTCCAACCGATTCCCAGGCGCCGGCACTGTCGTATGTATTGTATACCCAGAATGTCATTGGGCTGCAGGGCCGGCAGGTTGCGGGCCTGGCTGGTGGTGGGGTCCGGCATGATCTGCCCGGTTTCATCAGCCAGTTTTTCCAGCAGCCGGTCGTCATGACACTCCGATCCGAACACGATCGTGCTGACACCCAGCACCGACAGAGATTCCATTGCATAGCGGGCAAAATGATCTGCAGACTGTGCTGCATAGACTGCCGGCAGTCGAATGACCAGATCAGCTCCATGATCCAGTGCCAACCGGGTTTTGTCCTGCCAGGTCATCAGCGAAGGCAGTCCCCGCTGACTGAAATAATCCGACACGATGCAGACCAGACAGTCACAGTTTGTCAGTGCCCGTGCCTGTCTGAGATGATGTGCATGTCCTTCATGGAATGGGTTATACTCGGTGATGACGCCGCAAATGTTCAGGCTGCTGTGTTTCATGTCCGCATTCATTTTACAGGATGCAAAGGATACAGGAAAGACATTCGCCAGACTGGATGACGTACAGCAAAGAAAAGGAGTTTGGAAATATGGAAACCATCGAACCGGCATGCAGGCAGGACCTGCCAGAAGTGGAGAGACTCTATCGGCAGCTTTGCGATGAGCAGGCGGGCGATCCGTATACACCCATGTGGGAATATGGTCTTCACCCGGATACGGAGATGCTGGAAAGGCACATCGAAAACGGGGAACTCTGGATTGCGAGAGTGGATGGAATGGCAGCCGGTGCCATGGCTCTCGTGCCGGAAGGAGGGAACAGGGAGGACCTGGGCCTGCATCTGCTGGGAATTACCAGACAGTTTCGGGGTACCGGCCTCTCGCAGCGGATGCTGGATGTGATG includes the following:
- a CDS encoding adenine phosphoribosyltransferase, which codes for MELNDYIASIPGFPREGIIFRDITPILASPKAMRHVTRKLADFIEDQNATLVLAPEARGFLFGLPAAVEADVAFAPVRKPGKLPRTVVEETYDLEYGTDTLQIHADAIQPGDRVVIVDDLLATGGTVQAIRHMAEKCGAEVVGTAFVVELDDLKGRDRLEDVPILSLVHYEGE
- a CDS encoding tetratricopeptide repeat protein — protein: MADYQSLNTQQFTSWIRSLETASCSGDLESTLVLRQCYLEGAPGLQADPGQALHYTWVAATQGDPRSMYHTAVVEYAQGKFESSARWMLRSWRTGIREASFGLARAYAYGRGLRQDLRLALEYLDDARECDAEPGQRESLRQWVVTKLVTRLLSENAGQEAVQILERENNAFASLWLADLDRDREQTWLLKANDQGNPEAMFRLAMKAAPGSAESFEYMRNAAKAGYRQAWLPLADCYSSCGIHPCPMQERRWKNSSAVARELPPFPAD
- a CDS encoding GNAT family N-acetyltransferase translates to METIEPACRQDLPEVERLYRQLCDEQAGDPYTPMWEYGLHPDTEMLERHIENGELWIARVDGMAAGAMALVPEGGNREDLGLHLLGITRQFRGTGLSQRMLDVMDRETRTGGYRTQVLDVIAGNIRAERLYRRRGFEMTGRSSLQEGDRLLRFHLYRRDMKEG
- a CDS encoding RelA/SpoT family protein, producing MSRRKSVTFEECFANIQTYIRKPENLALIEKAWQFAHKHHEGQFRKSGEPYEIHVIQVAYILSTLHSSPTTIVSGLLHDTVEDCEEVTTDIIREEFGQDVAAIVEAVTKIGAIKFKDEKEYLASNHRKLFIAMAKDIRVILVKLADRLHNMRTLQYMKPEKQKKISNETLSVYAPIAHRLGISQVKNELEDLSFKYLEPAKYEEIKNLVRQREEDRNDQVQMMIKEIQDMLDVYHIPYRIFGRSKHFYSIYKKMITKNKRFEEILDLLAIRIVTDTELHCYEILGYIHAKYRPIPGRFKDYIAMPKANMYQSLHTTVVEPTCGSIFEIQIRTEDMDAVAERGIAAHYRYKESPDTAALGQKELEDKLTWFRDFSMMTDEESEDPLEYMNVLQKDIFEANVYCMTPRGKIIALPQGSCPIDFAYRVHTEVGHKTVGATVNGAIVPLNTQLKTGDVVSILTNKNSPGPSADWIKIVKSGHARNKIRAFLQKRDQQDRKDRVHQGQQMLEDELRRLKGDAKDLDIRKVESILSSLSLKSADDLFAGLADRKISLQAVTDRLIRNKPGAVDDEEIMKIYNRAAGRSHRTSECGVVVPGIDTIQVSLANCCSPIPGDSIIGYISKGQGVKVHRTDCPNIVNEKKRLIPVNWDQEPEDKQYEVKLLIRSDDRNYLLSDIVTTLQQNNAALKHVDSAVDDNNLTATTKLTVGVHDARHLTTLMANLKKVRSVNEVIRTIQ
- a CDS encoding nucleotidyltransferase family protein encodes the protein MKHSSLNICGVITEYNPFHEGHAHHLRQARALTNCDCLVCIVSDYFSQRGLPSLMTWQDKTRLALDHGADLVIRLPAVYAAQSADHFARYAMESLSVLGVSTIVFGSECHDDRLLEKLADETGQIMPDPTTSQARNLPALQPNDILGIQYIRQCRRLGIGWKTIPRDPGFISATASRRAFFDGQPVDQADCMLAQQRWESYYPFLRLSLLMTAPGRLKDFFLVTEGIEYRLAQSARTHRTWEEFLESAISRTYSRARIQRTCLMILLQVTWEQMREHDAFYHVIPAGFNQTGQALLASLSEEQKKLVCLKFAQLPLFLKEVENKTAQLYDSVLTSPCEKGLIIQKGRSHA
- a CDS encoding YdcF family protein gives rise to the protein MRRKNTSRRSHPVLTWLLGLTALAAGLYLWLLPPVKKPRKQYPFAILLGCPCRKDGSMSRSQVERCRLAMAAWSSYRTLVITGGAVKNKWPEAQTMAAYIRTRCPIPVVIEDKSRTTWENLKNTREIIGDVPVLLLTSSLHAPRAQAMARHFFSDVAVQTYRENRLKHVLRELVSRKIYMVMELKKLAGGSAE
- a CDS encoding tetratricopeptide repeat protein, producing MKRLLQLKRAIQSMEDNPQDQVPFLEEAAALGDYDSIRTLIHCYTYGDYGLEPDPVQACRYTVLGAQLGEGWCLYNAAICAQEGRGCPVDLPQAMTWMKQAAAADVPEAWLPCARMLMSREKDFAEARRLICHAIAHGQEEEGRLLLGRLCSEEGMNLLEDGKHRAAEQVLLEGAALDDADCLVSLAFEYSIEDGVGQDPQKTFDCSMRAADLGHPAGMYNVSMCLREGVGTAQDPRKAFEWMKNAAKSGFDEAALPLAQHYHYGIGVHPDDRQARFWLEKALETEQDPDRREMAQKLKQKLEAQAQPQS